The DNA sequence ACAGCCACTCCTGGTTCTTCGACGCCAGGGCCAGCGTGTACGACAGCGCGCCGAGCCCGACGCAGAACACCGCGAGGATCAGCAGGCCGATCAGTGCACCGACCGGGTGCAGGTCGAACCCGAACGGTACGGTCACCGCGACGATGATCAGCGCCTGGACGAGCACCGGCACGATCTCCTTCAGGGCCCGGCCGATGAGCAGCGCCGGACGGCGCAGCGGCGCGACCAGCATCCGCTCGTGCGAGCCGGTCTGGATCTCGAAGAGCAGGTTGGAGCCGGTCATCGAGGTGCCGAAGAGGCAGCACATCACGATGATGCCGGGCACGAACCACTGCAGCGCCGAACCCTGACCGGCGCCGACGGCATCCGGCAACAGCGGGGCGAACAGGCCGAGGAAGACCAGCGGCTGGATCATGCCGACGATCGCGGAGAACGGGTCGCGCAGCACCGGGCGCAGTTCCCGACTGAAGACGGTCACGGTGTCGGTGACCAGGCTGGCGTTCAACGGTTGATCTCCTGTTCGGTGCCGGTGGTGCCGCCCTCGCGCAGGCTGCGGCCGGTCAGGTTGAGGAAGACGTCGTCGAGGGTCGGGCGGTCCACGTCGGCGCGGACCACGTCGACACCGTCGCCGGCGAGGGCCCGCAGCAGTCCGGGCAGCGTCCCGGGGCCGTCCGGCACCCGGGCCGTGACCGTGTCGCCGACCTGCTCGACCACGGCACCGGCCGGTCCGGCGAGGGCCGCCCGGCCCGCCGGTCCACCGGCACGGGTCACGAAGTCGCGGGCCCGTACGGCGGCCCGCCGCGCCGCGTCCGGGTCGGCGCAGACCAGCGTGATCCGGTCCCCGGCCAGGTCGGCCTTCAGCCGGGCCGGGGTGTCGTCGGCGATCACCCGGCCGTTGTCGACCACGATGACGCGCTCGGCCATCGAGTCGGCCTCGTCGAGGTAGTGCGTCGTCAGCACCACCGTCGTGCCGTGCTCGGCGCGCAGCTTGCGGACGTGGTCCTGGAGGTTGGCCCGGTTCTGCGGGTCGAGCCCGGTCGACGGCTCGTCGAGGAAGAGCAGTTCCGGCGCGTGGATCAGCCCCATCGCGATGTCCAGCCGGCGGCGCTGGCCGCCGGACAGTGACGATACGACCCGGTCGGCGACCCCGGCCAGGTCGAGGCTAGAGATCAGTTCGTCGGCCCGCGCCCGGGCGTCGGCCCGGGTCAGCCCGTAGCAGCGGCCCTGGCTGATCAGCTCGTCCCGGCCGCGCTGGCTGTGGCCGGCGCCGTTGCCCTGGCCGACGTACCCGATCCGGCGGCGAACCCCGCGCGGGTCGGTGGTGATGTCGTGGCCGGCGACCCGGGCCGTGCCGGACGTCGGCGGAATCAGGGTGGTGAGCATCCGCAGGGTGGTCGACTTGCCGGCGCCGTTGGGGCCGAGCAGGGCCACCAGTTCGCCGGTGCCGACCGTCAGGTCGATGCCGCGTACGGCTTCGACGGTCGCCTTCCTCACGGTGAAGTGCCTGGTCAGGCCCTTCGCCTCGATCATCGTCGTGGTCATGTCCACCACGCTAGAATCGATTCCGGCCAGAACCTGACCTCAATCGGCGGGAACCTCGATCCATGGCGAACACCAGCACCCGGATGCTGCAACTGCTGTCGCTGTTGCAGACCCACCGCTACTGGCCCGGCAGCGAACTCGCCGACCGGCTCTCGGTCAGCGAACGCACCCTGCGCCGCGACATCGACCGGCTGCGCGAACTCGGCTATCCCGTCGACGCCACCCGGGGCGTCGCCGGCGGATACCAACTCCAGGCCGGCGCCGCACTGCCTCCGCTGCTGCTCGACGACGAGGAGGCGGTCGCCATCGCGGTCGGGCTGCGCACCGCGGCCGGCGGCGCCGTCGAGGGCATCGCCGAAACCTCGGTACGGGCCCTCGCCAAGGTCGTACAGGTGCTGCCGTCCCGGCTACGGCGCCGGGTCGACGCGCTGCACACGTACACCGAACCGGCCGTACCCGGTGGTGGCCCGACGGTCGACGCCGCCACCCTGACCCTGATCGCCCAGGCCTGCCGCGACGACGAACGGCTCGCGTTCGACTACACCGGCCGCGGCGGCGACCCGTCGACCCGGCTGGTCGAGCCGCACCGGCTCGTCCCGTACGGCCGGCGCTGGTACCTGGTCGCCTTCGACGTCGAACGCCACGACTGGCGTACGTTCCGGGTCGACCGGCTGTCGGCGGCCCGCCGCACCGGCGCCCGGTTCAGGCCCCGCGACCTGCCGGCCACCGACGCCGCCGAGTTCGTCCGCGCCGGCCTGTCGTCGATCCCGACCCGGCACCGGGTACGGGTCCGCGTCCGGGCGGGAACCGACCACGTGGCCCGCGTCGTCGGCCGGTGGGCGGAGGTAGAGGCCGACGGCGAGGGCTGCGTGCTGACCATGCACGTCGACGAGTTCGACTGGCCGGTGCTGCTGCTCGCCGCGATCGGCGCCGAGTTCGAGGTGCTCGAACCCGCCGAGTTCCGTGACCATCTCGGGCGGGTCGGCCGGCTGTTCATCGGGGCCGCTGGCGACGCATAGCCAGGGCCCCGCCGCCCGCGCTACCCGTGCAGAAGCGCGCCGAGCAGGCAGCCGAAGGCGGCGACCGACGCGACCGTACGGACCAGGTTCCACCGAACCCACCGCGCCTCGAACGCGGCCCGGACCGGGCCGGGATCGGCCGGCCCGCCGGCCGCGTCGAGCCGGTTGTTCAGCGGCACGTTGACCGCACCGGTGACCCCGAGCGTCACCGCGTGGCAGGCGACCGCCGCCACCGTCCACCACAGCGTCGGCCCGCCGGCACCCCAGTGCAGGACGACGGCGACGAGCGCGAGCAGCGGCGCGCCGCCGAAGCTGAGCGCGAACCAGCCGTTCAGGATCGCCACGTTGATGTGCCGCATCGCCTCGACGAAGGTGCGGTCGTCGGTACGGCGCAGCCCCGGCATGACCGAGCAGGCGTACGCGTAGAACAGGCCGGCGAGCAGCCCGGCCGTCCCGGTCGCCGCCACGAGTACGGCCGTACGCAGTGTCCCCATCGCCCCTCCCCCGTCCAGGCGCCCCGGCGGGGCTGGCCCGCCCCGGGAATTGTCGTTGATCTGGGCGTCAGCCACCCTACCGACCGGCCGTAGGGTGGCTGACGCCCAGATCAACTCCGCTGTACGGGGAAACCGTTCACTGTGGGAGGGCCAGGCGCGCCTGCCACCTCGTACCGTCGCCGGTGATGCTCGCACCGTCCTGGTCGACTATCCAGACGCGGCCCGAAATGCCGCCGAGCGTGCCGGGCTCCACCGCCGGCCCCCGCACGAAGTGCCGTCCGCCGTCGTCACTCGCCCACACGTACCCGTCCTGCAGGTCGGCGTCGGCAATCAGCAGGGTCCCGCCGTCACCGACCGTGAACGGGCGTACGACCGGTGACGCCGGCAGGTCCGTGAGCACCTCCGTCCACGTGGCACCGCCATCGGAGGTTCGGAAGATCAGCGCGTACCGGCCGACGCCGTCTCTCGGCGCGGCCAGCAGATAGGCAACCTCGCCGCTCTCCGCCGCCAGTCCCAGCAGGGTGGGCGGCGTGTCGCCGGTGAACGGCTCCGGCAGGGTCGCCGGCCGCCAGGTCGCCCCCCGGTCGACGCTGCGCGCCACCACCGACGGCCTGTCGATGTCTCCCGGCCAGTAGGCGGTCCACAGCGCTCCGTCCGTGCTCTCGTACAGGTTGCGAAGCCGGAACGGCGACGGCGACTCGCCCCGCAGACGGAAGACCCCTTCGGTTCCCGGATCCACCGCCAGTGGTTCGGGCAGCCCGAAACAGCCCACCTGGCAGTCCACCGGATCCGCACCCGGCGGGAAAGCGTCGACTGCGGTGATCGCCGAGTCGGCGTCCTGCCAGGTCCGTCCCGCGTCCGTCGACAGATAGGACCGGTCGTCCACGCTGACCAGGTAGGTCCGCACACCGAGCGGCTGGTACCTGAGGTCGGCGGTGTGCCGCCCCTCGGCGGCCCCCCGACACGGCTGTTCGTACGCCAGCGGGCGGAACTCGGACCAGGTGACGCCCAGGTCCTGCGTGTACCCGAACTCGACGGAGCAGTCCGCCGTCTCCCTGACCCCGACCGCCGACGTCCCGTCAAGCACGAACAACTGGGTGACCCCCGGCGGCGAAGTCTGCTCCTCGATGCCGGGCCGGCCGCCGGCCTGCCCCCCGATCATCGGTCCGCCCGCCACCGCCCCCAGTACGGCGACCAGGGCGAGGGCCGTACCCGACAGGCGGCGCTTCCGGCGCCGGACCACCACCCGGTACAACTCGTCCAGCGGCGGCTGCCGGACGGCTTCCTTCACCGCATCGGCGTCGAACCCGGAAAACTCACGATCGGACATCGGCACTCCCGGCATAGACGGATTCACCAAGGTCGAGAGCGAGGGCGCGCCGCCCCCTGGACAGCCGCGACTTGACCGTGCCGACGGAGACACCGAGAGTGTCGGCGACCTCCTCGATCGGCAGATCGACCAGATAGTGCAGGGCGAGCGCATCCCGCTGCCCCCGCGGCAGGCGACGCATCGCCGCCATGAGCGCGACATGGTCCGGTCCGACGTCGGCGACGACCGGCGGCGGGCCGATCCGGCGCAGAAGGCCGTCGAGGACGCGCCGCCGGCGGTGCCGGCTACGGGCAACATTGACCGCCACCCGGCGCAGCCACGCCTCCGGGTTGTCCAGCCGCGCGAACCGCCCCGGCGCGGCCAGCGCCCGGACGAACGCCTCCTGCACCGCCTCCTGCGCCTCGGTCAGATCACCGGTCACGGCGTAGAGCTGCACGACCAGACGCCGGAAACACCCGGCATAGACCTCGCCGACCACGTCCACGGGCACCGACGCCTCCCCTCTCCACCAGTCCCACCAACGGGAGCGGCGAAAGGTTCCATCCGTCGCGGATCGGCCGCGTCACCGCCGAGCGTGAACCGGCCGACACTCGCAGCAAACTGCCAGCTTCGACTGTCATCATTACGACGGATGGCCACCAAACAACCGGCCACCTGACCACCGGAGCAGCAGATGTCGATCGTCCAGAAGATCCGCACGTTCCTGTCCAGCTCGCAGGGCCGGAAGCTGACCTCCCAGGCTCAGCAGCAGCTCTCCAAGCCGGAAAACCAGCAGAAGCTGCGCGACCTCGCCAGCCGCTTCAAGCGGCGCTGAGTTTGCTGGCCTCGCCTCCGGCTCGGCTGGCTCGCTCCGCTTCGCGCCGCCCCATGCACCGTCTTCGCCCTGCGGGCATGACGGCTTCGCCGCATGTCCTCGGGCTCCAGACGGTGCGGCGGCGCTCGGTCGACTCGCGGCTCTGGTCGCGGTTGACCTCGGTCCGGTGACCGCTGCGGCGGGTGGTTGCGGTTGATCGGGGAAGTGTCCCGGTCGAGGTGCGCGGGTCAGTGGGCGGTGGCGGGGGCCACCGCCGGGACCTCGGTGACCAGGCTGGCGGGGCGAACGATCAGCAGCAGGGCGGCCAGCGCCAGCACCATGCTGGCGGCGACCACGGCCGCCATGGCGGCGCCGCCGGTGCCGATCGCGCCGACCAGGGGCGCGGCGACCGCGCCGACACCGAACTGGGCAGAGCCGAGCAGCGCGGCGGCGGTGCCGGCCGCCTCGCCGTGCCGGCCCATCGCCAGGGCCGCCGCGTTGGGATTGATCAGCGCGACGGTGGCCAGCACACCCCACAACGGCACCAGGATGGCGGGCAGGCCACCGAAGCCGGTGACCGCGAACAGCAGCAGGGCAAGGGCGCACAGCGCCCCGGCCGCCACGGAGGCGATCATGATCCGCGCCGGCCGGAAGTAGCGCAGCAGCACCACGTTGAGCTGGCTGGCGGCGACCAGCCCGATCGCGCCCAGGCCGAAGACGACGGCGAAGCCCTGTTCGCTCATTCCGTACTGCTCCTGGAAGACGAACGACGACCCGGCGACGTACGCGAACACGGCCGCCATCGCCAGGCCGGTGACCAGGACCAGGCCGACGAAGGGCCGGTCGCGCAGCAACCAGCCGTACGCGCGGGCGGTGCCGGCGAGCCCGCCGTGGCGGCGACGCTCGGGCGGCAGCGTCTCCGGCAGCCCGAACGCGGTGATCGCCAGCAGGATGACGCTGATGCCGGCCAGTGCGACGAACACGCCCCGCCAGTCGGTCCACCGCAGCACCTCGCCGCCGAGGGTCGGGGCGAGAACCGGGGCGACGCCCATGACGAGCATCAGGCGGGACAGCACCCGGGCCACCCCGAGGCCGCTGAACAGGTCCCGTACGACGGCCATGGCGACGACGGCGGCGGCCGACACGGCCAGCCCCTGCACCACCCGCAGCGCGCCGAGGACCGCGACGTTCGGCGCCAGCGCGCAGAGCAGGGACGCGATCACGTGCACGATCGCGCCGGCGAGCAGCGGGCGCCGCCGGCCGACGGCGTCGGAGAGCGGGCCGATGAGCAGTTGGCCGAGCGCGACGCCGGCGAGGGTTCCGGTCAGGGTGAGCTGGACCGCGGCGGCGTTGGTGAGCAGGTCGTCGGTGATGGCGGGCAGCGCCGGCAGGTACATGTCGATGGTGAGCGGACCCACCGCGATCAGCGAGCCGAGCACCAGCACCATCTTCACGCGCTGCCACGGCGTCATCAGGTCGCCCGGCATCGCCGGTGCTGGGGGCGCCAATTGGCTGTCGACCGAGGTCATAGCTGTCTTCCGTCCGAGCTGGCAGTGGTGTGGGAGCAGCTCCCACCGTCCACCAAGAGACGCCTCCGGTGGATCATTCCCGTCCGGCGCAACGGTGGGCCGGCTCACACCGGGCGACGCGTGGCGGCGGGTGACGACGGCTCGACGCCGTGGGTATCGACGGGCTCGAGCCGGATATCACTGTCGCGGGTGACAGCGAAGTCGCTGTGGTTACGCCGAATTCGCTGTGCCGCGTGGCAGCAGCATACGCCCCGGGTCCGCAGGCTCACCGGAGACGCCCGCGAGCCGGCGCCCACCCCGGCATCCGCCCGGGCGCGCGGGCCCGGGGCCGGGCTCCGACGAGCAGCGGTACGGGCTCAGCGGGCGGCGAGCGTACGGGCGGCGCCCATGATCGCGTCGACGCCGATTCCGGCGGCGTCCATGAGCTGTGCGGTCGTACCCGAGGTGGGCAGGCCACGGACGGCGAGGTGGCTCATCCGGACCGGTTCACCGAGGTCGGCGAGGGCCTCCAGGACGGCCGCGCCGATACCGCCCTGCGGGTAGTGGTCTTCGACCACCACGAGCCGGCCGCCGGTGATGCGTACCGCCTCGACCAGGGCGTCCCGGTCGACGGGCTTGACGGAGTACAGGTCGATGACCCGGGCGTCGATGCCGTCGGCGGCGAGCCGGTCGGCGGCGGCGAGGCAGTTGTGCACGGTGACGCCGGCACCGATCAGCGCGACCCGGTCGCCGGGGCCGCCGCGCAACTGCCTGCTGCCGCCGATCGGGAAGGTGTCGCCGTTGTCGTACAGGACCGGGTAGGAGCCGCGGGTGGTCCGCACGTAGCTGACGCCGGACAGGTCCAGGGTCTGCGCGACGAGTGCGGCGCAGGAGACCGCGTCGCTGGGATAGAGCACGGTCGAGCCGTACACGGCCCGCATCGCGGCGAGGTCCTCCAGCGCCATCTGCGAGGGGCCGTCGGCGCCGATCTCGACTCCGGCGTGTGAACCGGCGAGCTTGATGGCGGCGCCGGAGATGCCGGCCATCCGGATGAAGTCGTACGCCCGGGACAGGAACGCGGCGAAGGTGGCCGCGAAGGGGCGGTAGCCGCGGACCTGGAGGCCGACGGCGGCGCCGACGAGCTGCTGCTCGGCGATGTAGATCTCGAAGAACCGGTCCGGGAAGGCGTCGGCGAACGCCTCGGTACGGGTGGAGTCGCTGACCTCGCCGTCGAGTACGACGACGTCGGGGCGGGCGGCCAGCGCCAGCAGCGCCTCCCCGTACGCCTTGCGGGTGGCGACCTTGGCGCCGCGCTCGTAGCGGGGCAGGTCGGGGGCGGGGCCGGGGGCGGGGGTCGGCACGGCGGGCTGGCCGGGTGCCGGCATCGGCGCGGCGACGGTGATCGACCGTACGCCGCCGAGGGCGGTGACGGCACGGTCGGCGATGTCGGCCGGCAGGGCCTTGCCGTGCCAGCCGGGCTTGTCCTCGACGTCGGGTACGCCCCGGCCCTTGATCGTGCGGGCGAGCAGGACGGTCGGCCCGGTCGCCGTGCGGGCGGTACGCAGGGCGTCGTCGATCGAGGTCAGGTCGTGGCCGTCGACGACCATCGCACGGCAGCCGAACGCCTCGACCCGACGGCGGTAGGTGTCGAGGTCCCATTCGAGTTCGGTGGTCCCCCGCTGGCCGTACCGGTTGACGTCGACAATGGCGGTCAGGTTGCGCAGCCCGTAGTGACCGGCCTTGTCCAGCGCCTCCCAGATCGACCCCTCGGCGGTCTCGCTGTCGCCGCAGAGCACCCAGACGTGGTACGGCAGTTTGTCGAGGTAGCGGCCGGCGAGCGCGATCCCGACGCCGGCCGGCAGGCCCTGGCCCAGCGAGCCGGTGGCCACATCGACCCAGGGCAGTGCCGGGGTCGGGTGCCCCTGGAGCCGCGACCCGAACTTGCGGTACGTCCCGACCAGTTCGTCGTCGCTGATCACGCCGGCGGCCTTGAAGACGGCGTACAGCAGTGGCGAGGCGTGCCCCTTGGAGAAGATCAGATGGTCGTTGGTGGGGGCCTTGGGGTCGGACCAGTCGTAGCGCAGATGCCGGGCGAGCAGTACGGCGAGCAGGTCGGCCGCCGACAGGCTGGACGTGGGGTGGCCGGAGCCGGCCGCGCCGCTGGCCCGGATCGAGTCGACCCGTAGCTGGGCGGCGAGGTCGCGCAGGGCGACGAGGTCGCTGTCGGGCAGGATCCGGGTCTTCTGGGTGGTCATCGGATTCCTTCCGCCGGTCGCCGAGTACCGGGACTCCCCACCGAACCGGCCGGCAAACCCGCACGACGCGGTCGGCGCGGCCGGCCCGTCGCCTCTGGTGGCGGCGGAACACCCGCTGATACGATGACGTCCATCGATTGGTTGCGGACATGATCGATCGCGGACATGATCTATCGCGGACATGATCTATCGCGGACATGATCTATCGCGGACATGGTCGATCGTGAACATGGTTGATTGCGAACATGGTCCGGCAGCGACGAGCATCGGAGCCCGCACGCGCCCCCGTGTTGCCCTCCAGGCAGGAAGGCAGCCCATGATGCTACGAAGAGCGCTTCTGGTGTCGGCCACGATCTGCGGACTCCTCGTCGCCAGCGCGGCACCCGCCCAGGCCTCCGTCACCGGCTGGAAGATCACCCGCGGCCCGGCGACGGCGGTGTGCGGCACGACGGTGGTCTCCTCCTACGCCAACAACACCCAGGGCCCGGTCGAGTACACCCGGACGACGACCACGACCTCGAAGGTCACGGTCAGCGCCTCGATCAGTGGCGGTGCGGGGGCGATCGAGGCCGAGATCGGCTATTCGAACGAGCAGAGCGTCGCCCTCAGCGAGCAGATCAGTCTGACGATCCCGGCGCGCACCGTTCTCAATCTCAGGGTCCGGTACACGCAGACGCCCTGGACCCTGTCCTACTCCGGATGGTTCGGGACCACCCACGGAACCGGCGTCAGCCGGGTCCCGGTGGGACTGTGCATCAGCACGACCACGGGCCCCACGCCGCCTCCGCCGTGATCCGGCCGGGCCGCCCGCCGCGCCACCGGCCGGGCGGGCCGGCGGTCGGGCGGCCGCTCACAGTTCGAACAGGTCCCGCATGGCCTCGCCGAGCCGGGCCATGCTGGCGCCGGTCACCATGCCGAGCCGTTCGGCGCCGGCGGCGATCGGCATCCGACGCATCCGGTTGACGACCACGACCCCCGACAGCGGGTCGCTCTCGGCCAGCGGCACCACGAACGGGGGAAGCTCGGTCGAGCCGCGCTGGCGGACGATCGGCGCGCAGTACGGCGCCGCGCTCGGTCGGTCGTTGTGTGCGTCTCCGGACAGTACGACGACCCGGTACCGCAGGTCGCCGCGGCCGCTGCCGATGGTCCAGATCTCGCCGCGGTTCACGCCGCCTCAGACAGGTCGGTCCAGCCGGAACCGGTCCGACCGGCCTCGATCCGATCGGCGAGCCGGTCGAAGCCGTCGAGTTCCTCGCGGATGCCGGGGTTGGCGGCCATCCAGTCGTCCTGCCGGCGGGCGGCGTCGCGGAGCGCCTCCCGGCGGGCCGCCCGGTCCATCCAGGCGGACAGGCTCAGCCCGGCGTGCCGGGCGGCGGCGCGGGCGCGGGTCAGGGTGTCGGCGTTGAGGCTGAGCGTGACCTTCTCTGCCATACCAGCGATGGTACGCCCGGTGGTACCAGGCGCGGTACGGTCACCGGGCGGACGCGCGGTCGTGGCGACCGGCGGGGTCGGCGGGTGCCGCGACGCCGAACCGGCGGGCAGGGGAGGATGTCAGGGGCGCCGCCGAGCGATGTGGTGGCCGCCGCCGCGAAGCAATGGGAAAGGGAACACATGGACGACGCGACCGGCTTCGCCGAACTGGGACTGCGGCCGGAACTGGTGCGCGCGATCTCCGCTCTCGGCTACGAGGAACCCACCCCGATCCAGCGGGAGGCGATCCCGCCGCTGGTCGACGGCCGTGACCTGCTCGGACAGGCGGCGACCGGCACCGGTAAGACGGCGGCGTTCGCGCTGCCGCTGCTGCACCGGATGCGGGGCGACGGTGGCGGCCCGGGGCCGGACGCGTTGGTCCTGGTGCCCACCCGGGAACTGGCCATCCAGGTCTGCGAGGCGGTGCACCGCTACGGCCGCGACCTCGGCGCGCGGGTGCTGCCCATCTACGGCGGACAGCCGATCGTACGGCAGTTGCGGGCCCTCGAACGCGGTGTGGACGTGGTCGTGGCCACACCCGGCCGGGCACTCGACCACATCGGGCGCGGCACCCTGGACC is a window from the Polymorphospora rubra genome containing:
- a CDS encoding sialidase family protein; protein product: MSDREFSGFDADAVKEAVRQPPLDELYRVVVRRRKRRLSGTALALVAVLGAVAGGPMIGGQAGGRPGIEEQTSPPGVTQLFVLDGTSAVGVRETADCSVEFGYTQDLGVTWSEFRPLAYEQPCRGAAEGRHTADLRYQPLGVRTYLVSVDDRSYLSTDAGRTWQDADSAITAVDAFPPGADPVDCQVGCFGLPEPLAVDPGTEGVFRLRGESPSPFRLRNLYESTDGALWTAYWPGDIDRPSVVARSVDRGATWRPATLPEPFTGDTPPTLLGLAAESGEVAYLLAAPRDGVGRYALIFRTSDGGATWTEVLTDLPASPVVRPFTVGDGGTLLIADADLQDGYVWASDDGGRHFVRGPAVEPGTLGGISGRVWIVDQDGASITGDGTRWQARLALPQ
- a CDS encoding SigE family RNA polymerase sigma factor yields the protein MPVDVVGEVYAGCFRRLVVQLYAVTGDLTEAQEAVQEAFVRALAAPGRFARLDNPEAWLRRVAVNVARSRHRRRRVLDGLLRRIGPPPVVADVGPDHVALMAAMRRLPRGQRDALALHYLVDLPIEEVADTLGVSVGTVKSRLSRGRRALALDLGESVYAGSADVRS
- a CDS encoding ABC transporter permease; this translates as MNASLVTDTVTVFSRELRPVLRDPFSAIVGMIQPLVFLGLFAPLLPDAVGAGQGSALQWFVPGIIVMCCLFGTSMTGSNLLFEIQTGSHERMLVAPLRRPALLIGRALKEIVPVLVQALIIVAVTVPFGFDLHPVGALIGLLILAVFCVGLGALSYTLALASKNQEWLFWTVQQTLLFPLLLLAGMLLPVDSGPGWLSTLSRFNPLTYVVDAERALFAGEVASLTVLWGLLAAGAVAAFGLAVGTRAMRRSS
- a CDS encoding multidrug effflux MFS transporter gives rise to the protein MTSVDSQLAPPAPAMPGDLMTPWQRVKMVLVLGSLIAVGPLTIDMYLPALPAITDDLLTNAAAVQLTLTGTLAGVALGQLLIGPLSDAVGRRRPLLAGAIVHVIASLLCALAPNVAVLGALRVVQGLAVSAAAVVAMAVVRDLFSGLGVARVLSRLMLVMGVAPVLAPTLGGEVLRWTDWRGVFVALAGISVILLAITAFGLPETLPPERRRHGGLAGTARAYGWLLRDRPFVGLVLVTGLAMAAVFAYVAGSSFVFQEQYGMSEQGFAVVFGLGAIGLVAASQLNVVLLRYFRPARIMIASVAAGALCALALLLFAVTGFGGLPAILVPLWGVLATVALINPNAAALAMGRHGEAAGTAAALLGSAQFGVGAVAAPLVGAIGTGGAAMAAVVAASMVLALAALLLIVRPASLVTEVPAVAPATAH
- a CDS encoding type II toxin-antitoxin system PemK/MazF family toxin, yielding MNRGEIWTIGSGRGDLRYRVVVLSGDAHNDRPSAAPYCAPIVRQRGSTELPPFVVPLAESDPLSGVVVVNRMRRMPIAAGAERLGMVTGASMARLGEAMRDLFEL
- a CDS encoding DUF1772 domain-containing protein → MGTLRTAVLVAATGTAGLLAGLFYAYACSVMPGLRRTDDRTFVEAMRHINVAILNGWFALSFGGAPLLALVAVVLHWGAGGPTLWWTVAAVACHAVTLGVTGAVNVPLNNRLDAAGGPADPGPVRAAFEARWVRWNLVRTVASVAAFGCLLGALLHG
- a CDS encoding ABC transporter ATP-binding protein — encoded protein: MIEAKGLTRHFTVRKATVEAVRGIDLTVGTGELVALLGPNGAGKSTTLRMLTTLIPPTSGTARVAGHDITTDPRGVRRRIGYVGQGNGAGHSQRGRDELISQGRCYGLTRADARARADELISSLDLAGVADRVVSSLSGGQRRRLDIAMGLIHAPELLFLDEPSTGLDPQNRANLQDHVRKLRAEHGTTVVLTTHYLDEADSMAERVIVVDNGRVIADDTPARLKADLAGDRITLVCADPDAARRAAVRARDFVTRAGGPAGRAALAGPAGAVVEQVGDTVTARVPDGPGTLPGLLRALAGDGVDVVRADVDRPTLDDVFLNLTGRSLREGGTTGTEQEINR
- a CDS encoding transketolase; this translates as MTTQKTRILPDSDLVALRDLAAQLRVDSIRASGAAGSGHPTSSLSAADLLAVLLARHLRYDWSDPKAPTNDHLIFSKGHASPLLYAVFKAAGVISDDELVGTYRKFGSRLQGHPTPALPWVDVATGSLGQGLPAGVGIALAGRYLDKLPYHVWVLCGDSETAEGSIWEALDKAGHYGLRNLTAIVDVNRYGQRGTTELEWDLDTYRRRVEAFGCRAMVVDGHDLTSIDDALRTARTATGPTVLLARTIKGRGVPDVEDKPGWHGKALPADIADRAVTALGGVRSITVAAPMPAPGQPAVPTPAPGPAPDLPRYERGAKVATRKAYGEALLALAARPDVVVLDGEVSDSTRTEAFADAFPDRFFEIYIAEQQLVGAAVGLQVRGYRPFAATFAAFLSRAYDFIRMAGISGAAIKLAGSHAGVEIGADGPSQMALEDLAAMRAVYGSTVLYPSDAVSCAALVAQTLDLSGVSYVRTTRGSYPVLYDNGDTFPIGGSRQLRGGPGDRVALIGAGVTVHNCLAAADRLAADGIDARVIDLYSVKPVDRDALVEAVRITGGRLVVVEDHYPQGGIGAAVLEALADLGEPVRMSHLAVRGLPTSGTTAQLMDAAGIGVDAIMGAARTLAAR
- a CDS encoding helix-turn-helix transcriptional regulator, producing the protein MANTSTRMLQLLSLLQTHRYWPGSELADRLSVSERTLRRDIDRLRELGYPVDATRGVAGGYQLQAGAALPPLLLDDEEAVAIAVGLRTAAGGAVEGIAETSVRALAKVVQVLPSRLRRRVDALHTYTEPAVPGGGPTVDAATLTLIAQACRDDERLAFDYTGRGGDPSTRLVEPHRLVPYGRRWYLVAFDVERHDWRTFRVDRLSAARRTGARFRPRDLPATDAAEFVRAGLSSIPTRHRVRVRVRAGTDHVARVVGRWAEVEADGEGCVLTMHVDEFDWPVLLLAAIGAEFEVLEPAEFRDHLGRVGRLFIGAAGDA